A stretch of Oryza brachyantha chromosome 4, ObraRS2, whole genome shotgun sequence DNA encodes these proteins:
- the LOC102719763 gene encoding dynein regulatory complex subunit 6-like, producing MGSACSRKRGQLLVDEEDLYSARFSKSSSFKWLLHTLPRSGSDVHRQVQGPGPGRCPSLMELCVAKVREDIGRYSDFSLLPRDLSQQVFNELVEWNILTEELLGAFRDCALQDICLGDYPEVRDAWMEVVASQGQSLLSVDISCSDVTDSGLNQLKDCINLQSLTCNYCDRISEHGLKTLSGLSNVTSLSFKKCAAVTAEGVKAFANMVNLGNLDLERCPKIHGGLVHLKGLQKLEKLNLRYCNGITDSDMKHLSDLTNLRDLQLSCCKISDLGVSYLRGLSKLAHLNLEGCAVTAACLEVISGLASLVLLNLSRCGIYDEGCEHLEGLVKLKVLNLGFNYITDACLVHLKELINLECLNLDSCKIGDEGLRHLKGLLQLRSLELSDTEVGSNGLRHLSGLWNLQSINLSFTLVMDTGLKKISGLNSLRSLNLDNRQITDNGLAALTCLTGLTHLDLFGARITDAGTNCLKYFKNLQSLEVCGGYITDAGVKNIKDLKALTLLNLSQNGSLTDKSLELISGLTALVSLNVSNSRVSNSGLHHLKPLQNLRSLSLESCKVTAIEIKKLQLAALPNLVSVRPE from the exons ATGGGAAGTGCTTGCTCTAGGAAGAGAGGCCAGCTGCTGGTTGATGAGGAAGATCTGTACAGCGCGAGGTTCTCCAAGAGCAGCAGCTTTAAGTGGCTGCTGCACACGTTGCCTCGCAGTGGCTCAGACGTGCACCGGCAGGTGCAGGGGCCAGGACCGGGTAGGTGCCCGTCGCTAATGGAGCTTTGTGTGGCCAAAGTCCGCGAG GATATCGGAAGGTATTCTGATTTCTCACTGTTGCCTAGAGATCTCAGTCAGCAGGTATTCAATGAACTGGTGGAGTGGAACATCCTCACCGAGGAGTTGCTTGGAGCTTTTCGCGATTGTGCATTGcag GACATTTGTCTAGGAGACTACCCTGAAGTGAGGGATGCTTGGATGGAAGTAGTGGCTTCTCAAGGACAATCATTGTTATCTGTTGACATCTCTTGCTCTGATGTGACCGATAGTGGACTGAATCAACTCAAGGATTGCATCAACTTGCAAAGTTTGACATGCAATTACtgtgaccggatatcggagcATGGGCTTAAAACATTGTCAG GCCTCTCAAACGTGACATCACTGAGCTTTAAGAAATGTGCTGCTGTTACTGCTGAAGGAGTTAAAGCCTTTGCAAATATGGTTAATTTGGGTAACTTGGACCTTGAACGATGTCCGAAGATTCATGGCGGACTTGTTCATTTAAAAG gCTTGCAAAAACTGGAAAAGCTAAATTTGAGGTATTGTAATGGCATCACAGATTCTGATATGAAACATTTATCAG ATCTTACAAATTTGAGAGATCTGCAACTTTCTTGCTGCAAGATAAGTGATCTTGGTGTTTCTTATCTAAGAG GTCTATCCAAGCTAGCTCACCTAAACCTAGAGGGCTGTGCAGTAACTGCTGCTTGTTTGGAGGTTATTTCAG GATTGGCTTCTTTGGTATTGTTGAATCTTAGTAGATGTGGAATATATGATGAAGGCTGTGAGCACTTGGAAG GTCTTGTCAAATTGAAGGTTCTCAATTTAGGGTTCAACTATATTACAGATGCCTGCTTGGTTCATCTAAAAG aATTGATCAATTTGGAGTGTTTGAACCTGGACTCATGCAAGATTGGTGATGAGGGGCTAAGACACTTGAAAG GACTACTGCAGCTAAGAAGCTTGGAACTTTCAGACACGGAAGTTGGGAGCAATGGTCTTCGTCATCTCTCTG GTCTATGGAATTTGCAGAGCATCAATCTCTCTTTTACGTTGGTTATGGACACTGGCCTGAAGAAAATTTCTGGCTTGAATTCACTCCGATCCCTTAATCTTGATAATCGCCAAATCACAGATAATGGCTTGGCAGCTCTTACAT GTCTCACTGGGTTGACACACCTTGATCTGTTTGGAGCTCGTATAACTGATGCAGGCACAAACTGCTTGAAAT ATTTCAAGAATCTACAGTCCCTTGAGGTCTGTGGTGGGTATATTACAGATGCTGGAGTGAAGAATATCAAGGACCTCAAAGCTCTGACGCTGCTTAACCTATCTCAAAATGGCAGCCTCACTGACAAATCCTTAGAGCTGATCTCCG GCCTCACTGCCTTGGTCTCGCTGAACGTGTCGAACTCTCGGGTGTCAAATTCCGGACTCCACCACCTGAAGCCTCTCCAGAACCTAAGGTCCCTGTCCCTGGAGTCCTGCAAGGTGACCGCGATTGAGATCAAGAAGCTTCAATTGGCTGCCCTCCCCAATCTCGTCAGCGTGCGGCCGGAGTAA
- the LOC102720041 gene encoding calmodulin-binding receptor-like cytoplasmic kinase 3 — protein MFLVCFDALCPCFGSRRKDGSEDPVLGRDANSLNSSELRSMSDRVPASPLRVPASPSRFSLSSSPSRNEPLNLSLEQVIKLTHNFAPDLMIGEGYFGKVYRAQLRDGHIVAIKRAKMEHFAALRTEFSNEIALLKKIEHRSLVQLLGYIDKRNERIVITEYVSNGTLREHLDGQRGLVLSFSQRLEIAIDVAHGLTYLHLYAEKPIIHRDVKSSNILLTEGFRAKVADFGFARTGPTEPDQSQIQTDVRGTAGYVDPEYLRTNHLTVKSDVFSYGVLLLEILSGRRPIEVRRGARERITVRWAFEKYNRGDVKEILDPMLTESVNEDILNKIFDVAFQCVAPTRADRPAMKEVVERLWKIRRDYAKTQHRVELAM, from the exons ATGTTTCTTGTGTGTTTTGATGCCCTGTGCCCCTGTTTTGGTTCAAGAAGGAAGGATGGGAGTGAAGACCCTGTTCTTGGAAGAGATGCAAATTCCT TGAATTCTTCTGAGCTGAGGTCAATGTCTGATAGAGTTCCTGCAAGCCCTCTTCGAGTACCTGCAAGTCCATCTAGATTTTCATTGTCTTCATCACCAAGTAGAAACGAGCCATTGAACCTCAGTCTTGAACAAGTTATTAAACTGACACATAACTTTGCACCAGACCTGATGATTGGTGAAGGTTATTTTGGAAAGGTCTACAGAGCACAGCTGCGAGATGGCCACATTGTGGCAATTAAAAGGGCAAAAATG GAACATTTTGCTGCTTTACGTACTGAATTCAGTAATGAAATTGCACTACTAAAGAAAATTGAACACAGGAGTTTGGTCCAATTACTTGGTTATATCGACAAAAGAAATGAGCGAATTGTCATAACTGAGTACGTTTCAAATGGCACTCTTAGGGAGCATTTGGATG GTCAACGTGGGCTTGTTTTGAGCTTTAGTCAGCGGCTTGAAATAGCCATAGATGTTGCTCATGGGTTAACTTATTTGCATCTGTATGCAG AGAAGCCCATAATACACAGGGACGTGAAGTCATCAAACATTTTACTAACTGAAGGCTTCAGGGCCAAAGTGGCTGACTTTGGATTTGCAAGGACAGGTCCTACAGAGCCAGACCAGTCACAGATTCAGACTGATGTGAGAGGCACAGCTGGCTATGTAGATCCAGAGTATCTCAGGACAAACCATCTGACAGTCAAGAGTGATGTATTCTCTTATGGAGTCTTGCTCCTGGAAATTCTTTCTGGTCGTCGACCTATTGAGGTGAGGCGAGGTGCAAGAGAAAGGATCACTGTGAGATGG GCTTTTGAGAAATACAACAGAGGTGATGTTAAGGAAATATTGGATCCAATGTTGACTGAATCAGTAAATGAGGATAtactgaataaaatttttgatgtaGCCTTCCAATGTGTTGCTCCTACTCGTGCTGACAGGCCAGCAATGAAAGAAGTTGTAGAGAGGTTGTGGAAGATAAGAAGGGATTACGCAAAAACCCAACACAGAGTAGAATTGGCTATGTAA
- the LOC102720597 gene encoding dol-P-Glc:Glc(2)Man(9)GlcNAc(2)-PP-Dol alpha-1,2-glucosyltransferase isoform X1, with translation MGRLAVAAAVAAWAVPLAALVDFIVPDPYMVSVFCSTIMFAAFGCSSRIKATAYDTSQDEIFHIPQVQRYCRGDFLTWDPMITTPPGLYYISLAYVASLFPGAWASRTAGAFDALCTTALLRSTNVIMAMICGVLAHDLLLFIRPEVGKRKATVFAILVSLYPIHWFFTFLYYTDVASLAAVLAMYLFCLKKQFWVSAVFGAFSILIRQTNVIWMIFFAANGTIAHARYLYVKDNVSYKDSELTDKSNKEVSDMDSKATAPGLRRRLINNPMNKREVVSESNKMYSCLTEEIWDAIFKLWNSKCKVSVAFIPFAMVLLVFVAFIVWNGGIVLGAKEAHVVSPHFAQLLYFGLVSAAALLPWHFTPSRVSDLFFWCSKNKTYSSFAILVTLGLSLAAVHFFSIAHPYLLADNRHYTFYIWRKVIQVHWTMKYILTPIYVYSWFSIVNILGKSQTRVWVLSFVLSVALVLIPAPLVEFRYYTIPLVILALHSPVISNGKLLALGFLYAAVDLFTLAMFLFRPFQWQHEPGTQRFIW, from the exons ATGGGGAGgctggccgtcgccgcggcggtggccgcgtgGGCCGTCCCGCTCGCTGCTCTGGTCGACTTCATCGTGCCCGACCCTTACATGGTCAGTGTTTTCTGCTCCACGATCATGTTCGCTGCATTTGGATGTTCTTCCAGAATAAAAGCAACCGCGTACGATACTTCTCAG gATGAGATCTTCCATATTCCTCAGGTGCAGCGCTATTGCCGTGGAGATTTCTTAACATGGGATCCCATGATCACTACCCCTCCTGGCCT GTACTACatttcattagcatatgttgcaTCTTTATTTCCTGGTGCATGGGCAAGTAGGACAGCAGGGGCGTTTGATGCCCTTTGCACTACAGCACTTCTGCGGTCCACTAATGTTATCATGGCAATGATCTGTGGTGTTCTAGCCCATGACCTGCTTTTGTTCATCAGGCCAGAAGTTGGCAAGAGGAAGGCAACTGTATTTGCTATTTTAGTGTCATTGTACCCTATTCACTGGTTCTTCACCTTCCTTTATTATACTGATGTTGCATCATTAGCAGCAGTTCTTGCAATGTACCTTTTCTGCTTGAAGAAACAGTTTTGGGTCAGTGCAGTG TTTGGTGCTTTCTCTATTCTTATCCGGCAGACTAatgtaatatggatgatatttTTTGCTGCCAATGGAACCATCGCTCATGCACGATATCTTTATGTTAAGGATAATGTATCTTACAAGGACAGTGAACTAACAGATAAGTCAAACAAAGAGGTATCTGACATGGATAGTAAAGCCACTGCTCCAGGTTTGAGAAGACGGCTAATCAATAATCCCATGAACAAGAGAGAAGTTGTTTCTGAGTCTAATAAAATGTACTCCT GTTTAACGGAGGAAATATGGGATGCCATCTTCAAGTTATGGAATTCAAAGTGTAAAGTTTCAGTTGCTTTTATACCATTCGCAATGGTTCTGCTGGTGTTTGTGGCATTCATAGTCTGGAATGGTGGCATAGTACTAG GTGCTAAGGAAGCTCATGTTGTTTCACCACACTTTGCACAGTTGTTGTACTTTGGTCTAGTGTCAGCTGCCGCCCTCCTGCCATGGCATTTTACTCCTAGCCGAGTATCAGACCTCTTCTTCTGGTGCAGCAAGAACAAAACATATAGTTCTTTTGCAATTTTGGTGACTCTTGGTTTAAGCCTTGCTGCTGTTCATTTCTTCAG CATTGCTCATCCATATCTTCTTGCTGACAATAGACACTACACATTTTATATCTGGAGGAAGGTTATCCAAGTTCACTGGACGATGAAATACATCCTGACACCAATTTATGTGTACTCGTGGTTTTCAATTGTGAATATCTTAG GGAAATCACAGACAAGGGTTTGGGTGCTTTCCTTTGTTTTATCAGTTGCCCTTGTTCTCATCCCTGCCCCATTGGTTGAATTTAGATACTATACAATTCCATTGGTCATACTGGCTCTTCATTCTCCAGTGATCAGTAATGGCAAATTACTTGCTTTAGGGTTTCTCTATGCTGCTGTTGACTTGTTCACTCTGGCAATGTTTCTGTTCAGACCATTCCAGTGGCAACATGAGCCTGGAACTCAAAGGTTTATTTGGTAG
- the LOC102720597 gene encoding dol-P-Glc:Glc(2)Man(9)GlcNAc(2)-PP-Dol alpha-1,2-glucosyltransferase isoform X2, with protein sequence MGRLAVAAAVAAWAVPLAALVDFIVPDPYMDEIFHIPQVQRYCRGDFLTWDPMITTPPGLYYISLAYVASLFPGAWASRTAGAFDALCTTALLRSTNVIMAMICGVLAHDLLLFIRPEVGKRKATVFAILVSLYPIHWFFTFLYYTDVASLAAVLAMYLFCLKKQFWVSAVFGAFSILIRQTNVIWMIFFAANGTIAHARYLYVKDNVSYKDSELTDKSNKEVSDMDSKATAPGLRRRLINNPMNKREVVSESNKMYSCLTEEIWDAIFKLWNSKCKVSVAFIPFAMVLLVFVAFIVWNGGIVLGAKEAHVVSPHFAQLLYFGLVSAAALLPWHFTPSRVSDLFFWCSKNKTYSSFAILVTLGLSLAAVHFFSIAHPYLLADNRHYTFYIWRKVIQVHWTMKYILTPIYVYSWFSIVNILGKSQTRVWVLSFVLSVALVLIPAPLVEFRYYTIPLVILALHSPVISNGKLLALGFLYAAVDLFTLAMFLFRPFQWQHEPGTQRFIW encoded by the exons ATGGGGAGgctggccgtcgccgcggcggtggccgcgtgGGCCGTCCCGCTCGCTGCTCTGGTCGACTTCATCGTGCCCGACCCTTACATG gATGAGATCTTCCATATTCCTCAGGTGCAGCGCTATTGCCGTGGAGATTTCTTAACATGGGATCCCATGATCACTACCCCTCCTGGCCT GTACTACatttcattagcatatgttgcaTCTTTATTTCCTGGTGCATGGGCAAGTAGGACAGCAGGGGCGTTTGATGCCCTTTGCACTACAGCACTTCTGCGGTCCACTAATGTTATCATGGCAATGATCTGTGGTGTTCTAGCCCATGACCTGCTTTTGTTCATCAGGCCAGAAGTTGGCAAGAGGAAGGCAACTGTATTTGCTATTTTAGTGTCATTGTACCCTATTCACTGGTTCTTCACCTTCCTTTATTATACTGATGTTGCATCATTAGCAGCAGTTCTTGCAATGTACCTTTTCTGCTTGAAGAAACAGTTTTGGGTCAGTGCAGTG TTTGGTGCTTTCTCTATTCTTATCCGGCAGACTAatgtaatatggatgatatttTTTGCTGCCAATGGAACCATCGCTCATGCACGATATCTTTATGTTAAGGATAATGTATCTTACAAGGACAGTGAACTAACAGATAAGTCAAACAAAGAGGTATCTGACATGGATAGTAAAGCCACTGCTCCAGGTTTGAGAAGACGGCTAATCAATAATCCCATGAACAAGAGAGAAGTTGTTTCTGAGTCTAATAAAATGTACTCCT GTTTAACGGAGGAAATATGGGATGCCATCTTCAAGTTATGGAATTCAAAGTGTAAAGTTTCAGTTGCTTTTATACCATTCGCAATGGTTCTGCTGGTGTTTGTGGCATTCATAGTCTGGAATGGTGGCATAGTACTAG GTGCTAAGGAAGCTCATGTTGTTTCACCACACTTTGCACAGTTGTTGTACTTTGGTCTAGTGTCAGCTGCCGCCCTCCTGCCATGGCATTTTACTCCTAGCCGAGTATCAGACCTCTTCTTCTGGTGCAGCAAGAACAAAACATATAGTTCTTTTGCAATTTTGGTGACTCTTGGTTTAAGCCTTGCTGCTGTTCATTTCTTCAG CATTGCTCATCCATATCTTCTTGCTGACAATAGACACTACACATTTTATATCTGGAGGAAGGTTATCCAAGTTCACTGGACGATGAAATACATCCTGACACCAATTTATGTGTACTCGTGGTTTTCAATTGTGAATATCTTAG GGAAATCACAGACAAGGGTTTGGGTGCTTTCCTTTGTTTTATCAGTTGCCCTTGTTCTCATCCCTGCCCCATTGGTTGAATTTAGATACTATACAATTCCATTGGTCATACTGGCTCTTCATTCTCCAGTGATCAGTAATGGCAAATTACTTGCTTTAGGGTTTCTCTATGCTGCTGTTGACTTGTTCACTCTGGCAATGTTTCTGTTCAGACCATTCCAGTGGCAACATGAGCCTGGAACTCAAAGGTTTATTTGGTAG
- the LOC102720597 gene encoding dol-P-Glc:Glc(2)Man(9)GlcNAc(2)-PP-Dol alpha-1,2-glucosyltransferase isoform X3 — protein sequence MAMICGVLAHDLLLFIRPEVGKRKATVFAILVSLYPIHWFFTFLYYTDVASLAAVLAMYLFCLKKQFWVSAVFGAFSILIRQTNVIWMIFFAANGTIAHARYLYVKDNVSYKDSELTDKSNKEVSDMDSKATAPGLRRRLINNPMNKREVVSESNKMYSCLTEEIWDAIFKLWNSKCKVSVAFIPFAMVLLVFVAFIVWNGGIVLGAKEAHVVSPHFAQLLYFGLVSAAALLPWHFTPSRVSDLFFWCSKNKTYSSFAILVTLGLSLAAVHFFSIAHPYLLADNRHYTFYIWRKVIQVHWTMKYILTPIYVYSWFSIVNILGKSQTRVWVLSFVLSVALVLIPAPLVEFRYYTIPLVILALHSPVISNGKLLALGFLYAAVDLFTLAMFLFRPFQWQHEPGTQRFIW from the exons ATGGCAATGATCTGTGGTGTTCTAGCCCATGACCTGCTTTTGTTCATCAGGCCAGAAGTTGGCAAGAGGAAGGCAACTGTATTTGCTATTTTAGTGTCATTGTACCCTATTCACTGGTTCTTCACCTTCCTTTATTATACTGATGTTGCATCATTAGCAGCAGTTCTTGCAATGTACCTTTTCTGCTTGAAGAAACAGTTTTGGGTCAGTGCAGTG TTTGGTGCTTTCTCTATTCTTATCCGGCAGACTAatgtaatatggatgatatttTTTGCTGCCAATGGAACCATCGCTCATGCACGATATCTTTATGTTAAGGATAATGTATCTTACAAGGACAGTGAACTAACAGATAAGTCAAACAAAGAGGTATCTGACATGGATAGTAAAGCCACTGCTCCAGGTTTGAGAAGACGGCTAATCAATAATCCCATGAACAAGAGAGAAGTTGTTTCTGAGTCTAATAAAATGTACTCCT GTTTAACGGAGGAAATATGGGATGCCATCTTCAAGTTATGGAATTCAAAGTGTAAAGTTTCAGTTGCTTTTATACCATTCGCAATGGTTCTGCTGGTGTTTGTGGCATTCATAGTCTGGAATGGTGGCATAGTACTAG GTGCTAAGGAAGCTCATGTTGTTTCACCACACTTTGCACAGTTGTTGTACTTTGGTCTAGTGTCAGCTGCCGCCCTCCTGCCATGGCATTTTACTCCTAGCCGAGTATCAGACCTCTTCTTCTGGTGCAGCAAGAACAAAACATATAGTTCTTTTGCAATTTTGGTGACTCTTGGTTTAAGCCTTGCTGCTGTTCATTTCTTCAG CATTGCTCATCCATATCTTCTTGCTGACAATAGACACTACACATTTTATATCTGGAGGAAGGTTATCCAAGTTCACTGGACGATGAAATACATCCTGACACCAATTTATGTGTACTCGTGGTTTTCAATTGTGAATATCTTAG GGAAATCACAGACAAGGGTTTGGGTGCTTTCCTTTGTTTTATCAGTTGCCCTTGTTCTCATCCCTGCCCCATTGGTTGAATTTAGATACTATACAATTCCATTGGTCATACTGGCTCTTCATTCTCCAGTGATCAGTAATGGCAAATTACTTGCTTTAGGGTTTCTCTATGCTGCTGTTGACTTGTTCACTCTGGCAATGTTTCTGTTCAGACCATTCCAGTGGCAACATGAGCCTGGAACTCAAAGGTTTATTTGGTAG
- the LOC102720872 gene encoding trafficking protein particle complex subunit 2-like, translated as MASTACFVIVSKNDIPIYEAEVGSAPKKEDLAYQHQFILHAALDVVQDLAWSTNAMFLKSVDRFNDLVVSVYVTAGHVRFMLLHDSRSEDGIKSFFQEVHELYIKIFLNPLYLPGSRITSSHFDTKVRALARRYL; from the exons ATGGCAAGTACAGCATGCTTTGTGATTGTTAGTAAGAACGACATCCCAATCTATGAGGCAGAAGTTGGATCAGCACCGAAA AAAGAAGATCTGGCTTATCAACACCAGTTCATTCTGCATGCTGCTTTAGATGTTGTTCAGGACCTAGCATGGTCCACAAATGCAAT GTTCCTGAAGTCGGTCGATAGATTCAACGACCTTGTTGTGTCTGTTTATGTAACAGCCGGTC ATGTTAGATTCATGTTGCTTCATGATTCACGAAGCGAGGATGGAATTAAAAGCTTTTTTCAAGAGGTCCATGAACTTTATATCAAG ATATTCCTCAATCCCCTCTATCTGCCTGGATCTCGCATCACATCCTCTCATTTTGATACAAAGGTCAGGGCTCTCGCAAGGAGGTATCTGTAG